The Amycolatopsis coloradensis sequence TCTATCCCCTTGAGGGGCGCGGGTGACTTCCGTCGCCGCGGGTAACGTCGGAGAGGTTCCCAGCGCTGAGCGGGTAGGGGCTCGCGGGGAGACGGGGATCTTCATGGGAGGTACAAGTGATCGAACGGCGCACGGTGTTCAAGGCCGCGCTCGCCGCGGGGGCTGCCATGCTGGCCGCTGCCTGCTCCAGTGGTGAAGGCGGCAACGCCAAGCCGGAAGGCAGCGGCGGCGGAGAGCAGAACGCCGCCCCGGTCGCCAAGATCACCGCCGAACCCGCCGCCGACGCCAAGGACGCCTCCGTGGTGACGCCGGTCGTGGTGAAGGTCGCCGACGGCAAGCTCACCGAGGTCAAGGTCACGGGGGACAGCGGCAAGGACGTCAAGGGTGAACTCTCCCCCGATGGGCTCACCTGGACCAGCACGGAGGTCCTCGGCTACGGCAAGACGTACACCTACGCCGCGAAGGCCACCGGCAGTGACAACAAGCCGGCCGAGTTCAAGGGCTCGTTCAGCACGGTCAAACCCGCCAAGGAGGTTCGCGCCACGCTGAACCCGACCGACGACGCCGAGGTCGGCGTCGCGATGCCGATCAGCGTGAAGTTCGCGTCCCCGGTCAAGGACAAGGCGGCCGCCGAAAAGGCACTCAAGGTGAAGACCGACAAGGACGTCGAGGGCTCCTGGGGCTGGCTGTCGGACACGCAGGTCGACTGGCGGCCCAAGGAGTACTGGCCCGCCAACATCAAGGTCAACGTCGAGGCGAAGCTCTACGGTGTCGCGCTCGGCGGCGGCGCGTACGGCAAGGCCGACGTGACCACCGAGTTCAAGATCGGCCGTAACCAGGTGGTCAAGATCAACACCCCGGACCACGTGATGAAGGTCTACCGGGGCGGCGCGGAATCGGCGAGCTACCCGTGCTCGAACGGGCTCGACTCCGACGTCCAGCGCAACACTCCGAACGGCACGTTCATCGTGATGACGAAGGAGCCGACGGCGCGGTTCGACAACGCGCGCTACGGCTACACCAACGTCAACAAGAAGTGGGCCTGCCGGATCTCGAACAACGGCGAGTACATCCACGAGAACCAGGACAACGCGGCGAACATCGGCAAGGCCAACACCTCGCACGGCTGCGTGAACCTGCTCGACGCGGACGCGAAGAAGTACTTCGACACGGCGATGATCGGCGACCCGGTCGAGATCACCGGTTCGAAACTGGGCAGCCCGACCAAATCGGACGTCAAGGACTGGTTCTACGACTGGAAGTCGTGGAAAGCCCTCTCGGCGATCAAGTAGCGAGGGCGCGGGTGGCCACCCCGGCCGACCTCATAAAGTGCGACGCATGAAGACCGAGGTAGTCGGCTACGGCGGGACACGCATCGGGTTGTGGGTCGAGGGCGCCGAGAACACCCGTCCGATCGTGTTCGTGCACGGCTGGGCCCAGTCCGCCAAGGCCTGGGCGCCGCAGCTGGCGGATCCCACGCTCAGCGAGCGGTTTCGCCTGGTCGCGATGGATCTGCGCGGGCACGGCGATTCCGAGGTGCCCTCCGCCGGCTACGACGATCCGCGGGTCTGGGCCGAAGATCTCGCCTCGGTCCTCGACTTCGCCGGTGAAGACGCGATCGTCGTCGGCTGGTCCTACGGCGGGCTCGTGATCGCCGACTACCTCCGCGTGCACGGCTCGTCGAGGCTCGGCGGCGTCGTCTTTGTGGGCGCCATCACAGAAATCGGCAAGAACCGGCCCGGCGGCAAGGTCGGGCCCGCCATGCGCGAGGCCATCCCGGCGGTGCTGGCGGACGATCCGGCGGTCGCGATTCCCGCGTTGGTGCAGTTCAGCGAGCGGATGACCGCCGCCCCGGTGTCCGGCACGCTCACCCAGTCCTTGCTCGGCGCGTGCCTTTCCACTCCGCCCGCGGTGCGTTCCGCGCTGTTCCGGCGCGACATCGGGAGCGAGGACGTCCTTCGTGAGCTGGACAAACCGGCACTTATCGTCCATGGTCTCGCGGACGCTGTGATCGATCCGACGTCGGCGGAATACGCGGCGGGGAAGATTCAGGGGGCTGTCGTGCGTTGGCTACCTGAGGTGGGGCATCTGCCGTTCGCCGAAGCGGCGGACGAGTTCGGTGATCTACTGCGCCGGTTCGCCGATCAGTAGGACTTCGGGAGTGTTGACCAGGTGACGATCCCTCTGCACGGGTTCGACGCCGCGCCCAGGCGCGTCGCGGTGCTGTCGTTGCACACCTCTCCGCTGGAGCAGCCGGGTACCGGCGACGCCGGCGGCATGAACGTCTACGTGAGCCAGACGGCCACCGAGATGGCCCGCCGCGGCGTCGAGGTCGAGGTGTTCACGCGGGCGACGTCCTCGGATCAGCCCCCGATCGCCGAGCTGGCGCCCGGCGTGGTGGTCCGGCACATCCCGGCCGGGCCGTTCGAGCCGCTGGGACGCGACGAGCTGCCCGCGCAGCTGTGCGCGTTCACCGCCGGGGTGCTGCGGGCCGAGGCGTTCCACGAGCCGGGCTACTACGACCTCATCCATTCGCA is a genomic window containing:
- a CDS encoding alpha/beta hydrolase, producing the protein MKTEVVGYGGTRIGLWVEGAENTRPIVFVHGWAQSAKAWAPQLADPTLSERFRLVAMDLRGHGDSEVPSAGYDDPRVWAEDLASVLDFAGEDAIVVGWSYGGLVIADYLRVHGSSRLGGVVFVGAITEIGKNRPGGKVGPAMREAIPAVLADDPAVAIPALVQFSERMTAAPVSGTLTQSLLGACLSTPPAVRSALFRRDIGSEDVLRELDKPALIVHGLADAVIDPTSAEYAAGKIQGAVVRWLPEVGHLPFAEAADEFGDLLRRFADQ
- a CDS encoding L,D-transpeptidase translates to MIERRTVFKAALAAGAAMLAAACSSGEGGNAKPEGSGGGEQNAAPVAKITAEPAADAKDASVVTPVVVKVADGKLTEVKVTGDSGKDVKGELSPDGLTWTSTEVLGYGKTYTYAAKATGSDNKPAEFKGSFSTVKPAKEVRATLNPTDDAEVGVAMPISVKFASPVKDKAAAEKALKVKTDKDVEGSWGWLSDTQVDWRPKEYWPANIKVNVEAKLYGVALGGGAYGKADVTTEFKIGRNQVVKINTPDHVMKVYRGGAESASYPCSNGLDSDVQRNTPNGTFIVMTKEPTARFDNARYGYTNVNKKWACRISNNGEYIHENQDNAANIGKANTSHGCVNLLDADAKKYFDTAMIGDPVEITGSKLGSPTKSDVKDWFYDWKSWKALSAIK